One window of the Amycolatopsis mediterranei genome contains the following:
- a CDS encoding MFS transporter, producing the protein MTVQRQRWRVLVVVALAQLMVVLDATIVNIALPAAQADLGFGDADRQWVVTAYSLAFGSLLLAGGRLNDRFGARTGFIVGLTGFAAASALGGWAPGFAVLVAARAAQGVFAALLAPAALSLLSTTFRGNGDEGRAFGVYGAVAGGGGAIGLLLGGVLTDVLSWRWCLFVNVVLAAAVIAGARTALPANVRTTAQRTDWWGTGLVVAGLFALVLGFGRSEVLGWTSPETLGSLALGLGLLVAFGFVEVRTATPLLPPSILRSRTRGTSYLVMLLAAAGMFSMYLFLAYYLQRTLGFSPVLAGVAFLPMAVSVAVGSAASGAALVPRFGIRLPVTTGSALAAAGFLYLTGIGAEAAYASAVLPGLLMAGLGLGAVFGSTMGSAAAGVPPAQAGIASATVNTTQQIGGSVGIALLTNLSLAASGEIAGYHAAFWGAAAALTAAAVVAGVLYPPPSRTTTAERRYQEEKS; encoded by the coding sequence ATGACTGTACAACGGCAGCGGTGGCGAGTCCTCGTCGTCGTCGCGCTCGCCCAGCTCATGGTGGTGCTGGACGCGACGATCGTGAACATCGCGCTGCCCGCGGCGCAGGCGGACCTCGGCTTCGGCGACGCGGACCGCCAGTGGGTGGTGACCGCCTACTCGCTGGCGTTCGGAAGCCTGCTGCTCGCCGGCGGACGGCTCAACGACCGCTTCGGCGCCCGCACCGGCTTCATCGTCGGGCTGACCGGGTTCGCCGCCGCCTCGGCCCTCGGCGGCTGGGCGCCGGGGTTCGCCGTGCTGGTCGCGGCCCGGGCCGCGCAAGGCGTGTTCGCCGCGCTGCTGGCACCGGCCGCGCTGTCGCTGCTGTCGACGACGTTCCGCGGCAACGGCGACGAGGGGCGCGCGTTCGGCGTCTACGGGGCCGTCGCGGGCGGCGGCGGAGCGATCGGGCTGCTCCTCGGAGGTGTCCTCACCGACGTGCTGTCCTGGCGGTGGTGCCTGTTCGTCAACGTCGTGCTCGCGGCCGCCGTCATCGCCGGCGCCCGGACCGCGCTGCCGGCCAACGTCCGCACGACTGCACAGCGAACCGACTGGTGGGGCACCGGCCTGGTCGTCGCCGGGCTCTTCGCGCTTGTGCTGGGCTTCGGCCGGTCCGAAGTGCTCGGCTGGACCAGCCCGGAGACGCTCGGGTCGCTCGCACTCGGCCTCGGGCTGCTCGTCGCGTTCGGGTTCGTCGAGGTCCGCACGGCCACGCCGTTGCTGCCGCCCTCGATCCTGCGTTCGCGCACGCGTGGCACGTCGTACCTGGTCATGCTGCTCGCCGCGGCCGGGATGTTCTCGATGTACCTGTTCCTGGCCTACTACCTGCAGCGGACGCTCGGCTTCTCGCCGGTGCTCGCGGGCGTGGCGTTCCTGCCGATGGCCGTGTCGGTCGCCGTCGGCTCCGCCGCGTCCGGCGCCGCGCTGGTCCCCCGGTTCGGCATCCGGCTGCCGGTCACCACGGGATCCGCGCTCGCCGCGGCCGGCTTCCTCTACCTCACCGGCATCGGTGCCGAGGCTGCGTACGCGTCGGCCGTCCTGCCGGGTCTGCTGATGGCCGGGCTGGGGCTGGGCGCGGTCTTCGGGTCGACGATGGGCTCGGCGGCCGCCGGGGTGCCCCCGGCGCAGGCGGGCATCGCGTCGGCGACGGTCAACACCACCCAGCAGATCGGCGGCTCGGTCGGGATCGCCCTGCTCACGAACCTTTCGCTGGCCGCATCCGGGGAGATCGCCGGGTACCACGCCGCCTTCTGGGGCGCGGCCGCGGCACTGACCGCCGCCGCGGTGGTCGCCGGCGTGCTCTACCCGCCGCCGAGCCGTACGACAACGGCGGAACGCCGGTACCAGGAGGAGAAGTCATGA
- a CDS encoding CocE/NonD family hydrolase, with product MTKPRRAGVIGAVHRKVFGLPPGGMRYTVERGLRVPTADGAHLLTDVYAPVGEPHGTVLIRTPYGRGLPESLFHGRAFADHGYQVVVQSVRGTGGSTGAFRPMAQEASDAQDTVAWLRTQPWFTGRLATLGGSYLGWTQWALLRDPPPELRASVVVVGPHDFARALRGTGSFALADFLGWSATIQARGLPALLAARRRVKAALREPTAEAAALGIGAPWFTGWVSHTDLDDPFWTDYDATAALATTRTPTLLIGGWHDVFVDQTIEQFQALEERGVDVAMTIGPWTHLDTTFKAARVTDSEALSWFDQHLAGTASTRPAPVHSYLTGAGVWRTLSSWPPKTGEHTLALHGSGQLREEPAEDPGTVEFAYDPADPTPALGGRHMSAKAGRQDNRPLESRDDVVTFTSAPLDADLDVVGAPHLELRMTVESAAQPSLFVRLCDVDDRGRSWNVTEVFTTTSGSVSLRLGACAHRFLAGHRVRLQISGGAYPRFTRNSAPARYTLVCADSSLSLPVEPASTKESA from the coding sequence ATGACGAAGCCGCGGCGCGCCGGCGTCATCGGCGCTGTGCACCGGAAGGTGTTCGGCCTGCCACCGGGTGGGATGCGCTACACGGTCGAGCGTGGACTGCGCGTTCCCACCGCGGACGGCGCGCACCTCCTCACCGACGTCTACGCGCCCGTCGGGGAACCCCACGGCACGGTGCTGATCCGGACGCCCTACGGCCGTGGCCTGCCGGAAAGCCTGTTCCACGGCCGCGCGTTCGCCGATCACGGCTACCAGGTCGTCGTGCAGAGCGTCCGGGGCACCGGCGGCTCCACCGGGGCGTTCCGCCCGATGGCGCAAGAGGCGTCGGACGCCCAGGACACCGTCGCCTGGCTCCGCACGCAGCCGTGGTTCACCGGCCGGCTCGCCACCCTCGGCGGCTCCTACCTCGGCTGGACGCAGTGGGCGCTGCTCCGGGACCCGCCGCCGGAACTGCGGGCGTCCGTCGTCGTGGTCGGTCCGCACGACTTCGCCCGCGCACTTCGCGGCACGGGGTCCTTCGCGCTCGCCGATTTCCTCGGCTGGAGCGCCACGATCCAGGCGCGAGGACTGCCCGCCCTGCTGGCCGCACGCCGCCGCGTCAAGGCCGCGCTGCGGGAACCGACCGCCGAAGCCGCCGCGCTGGGCATCGGTGCACCGTGGTTCACCGGCTGGGTCAGCCACACCGATCTCGACGATCCTTTTTGGACGGACTACGACGCGACGGCCGCCCTCGCCACGACCCGGACCCCGACGCTGCTCATCGGCGGCTGGCACGACGTCTTCGTCGACCAGACCATCGAACAGTTCCAGGCCCTCGAAGAGCGCGGCGTCGACGTGGCCATGACGATCGGTCCCTGGACCCACCTCGACACGACGTTCAAGGCGGCGCGCGTCACCGACTCCGAAGCACTGTCCTGGTTCGACCAGCACCTCGCCGGTACCGCGTCCACCCGCCCGGCGCCCGTCCACAGCTATCTCACCGGCGCCGGCGTCTGGCGGACGTTGTCGTCCTGGCCGCCGAAGACCGGCGAACACACCCTCGCCCTGCACGGAAGCGGCCAGCTCCGGGAAGAACCGGCCGAAGATCCGGGCACGGTGGAGTTCGCCTACGACCCGGCCGACCCCACGCCGGCTCTCGGCGGACGGCACATGTCCGCCAAAGCGGGGCGCCAGGACAACCGCCCGCTCGAAAGCCGCGACGACGTCGTCACCTTCACCTCGGCGCCGCTCGACGCCGACCTCGACGTGGTCGGCGCACCCCATCTCGAACTTCGGATGACCGTGGAATCGGCCGCACAGCCCAGTCTTTTCGTCCGGTTGTGCGATGTGGACGACCGCGGCCGTTCGTGGAACGTGACCGAAGTCTTCACCACGACCTCGGGATCGGTGAGCCTGCGGCTCGGCGCGTGTGCCCACCGCTTCCTGGCCGGGCACCGGGTGCGGCTCCAGATCTCGGGCGGCGCCTACCCGCGTTTCACCCGCAACTCCGCGCCCGCCCGATACACGCTCGTCTGCGCGGATTCGTCCCTGTCCTTGCCCGTGGAACCGGCGTCTACGAAGGAGTCCGCATGA
- a CDS encoding CocE/NonD family hydrolase, translated as MKKARRLAGAVLLALAAVTVVPAPAEAAWLPKPEPATYGHSQPTAASVTMDDGVVLSTQVVYPADPVTGTRAQGTFPVLLSQTPYGMAGPDPRAGGTYFVERGYIYVTASVRGTGASGGQLDWFGARQGRDGATLVRWAAHDLPGSDGNVGLDGCSYLGVDQWYTAAEAGPHSALKAIAPFCTDSAMYDDLATVGGVPTTFIPSIAHAFPHGPQDDPLTDPLSVTVNDLTSGGARSYDNAYWHKIDVRELMPRIVANGIPALSEAGWKDLFPGGNIGAYVAAQNAYLHRPVTAPIAAGERVTGRYQAIVGPWTHGEHVNEDLLSNIRKEWFDTWLKGRPTGMANTTKPLHLFQNGGDRWVDTAAWPPSTGTGTYYLDGGNALTTTRPTAAGTDELSSALTYTTTPLTRDAVLDGPIDVSLYLKSTTPDAYVAATVNLVSPTGVVTKVSDGGLLASMRELDARRSWYGDGHALIQPSHPFTQASQRLLTPNETVKMDISVLPNFTVLPAGYRLQVVLNSQAPGNFHLQLAPTPQQKAHLDSGRFAISRALSSITVPLASPASFTTSPVNWGPSS; from the coding sequence ATGAAGAAAGCCCGCCGGCTGGCTGGTGCCGTGCTGCTCGCGCTGGCCGCGGTCACCGTCGTCCCGGCGCCGGCCGAGGCGGCCTGGCTGCCGAAGCCTGAGCCCGCGACCTACGGACACAGCCAGCCGACAGCCGCTTCGGTCACGATGGACGACGGCGTCGTGCTGTCCACGCAGGTCGTCTACCCGGCCGACCCGGTCACCGGCACGCGCGCCCAGGGCACCTTCCCGGTTCTGCTTTCCCAGACGCCGTACGGCATGGCGGGTCCCGATCCGCGCGCCGGCGGGACTTACTTCGTCGAACGCGGGTACATCTACGTCACGGCCTCGGTCCGGGGCACCGGCGCCTCGGGCGGGCAGCTGGACTGGTTCGGCGCGCGGCAAGGCCGCGACGGCGCCACTCTGGTCCGCTGGGCCGCGCACGATCTCCCGGGCTCCGACGGCAACGTCGGCCTGGACGGCTGTTCCTACCTCGGCGTCGATCAGTGGTACACCGCGGCCGAGGCCGGCCCGCACTCGGCGCTCAAGGCCATCGCGCCGTTCTGCACCGACTCCGCGATGTACGACGACCTCGCGACGGTGGGCGGCGTCCCGACCACCTTCATCCCGTCGATCGCCCACGCCTTCCCCCACGGGCCACAGGACGATCCGCTGACCGATCCCCTGTCGGTCACGGTCAACGACCTCACAAGCGGCGGCGCTCGCTCGTACGACAACGCTTACTGGCACAAGATCGACGTCCGGGAACTCATGCCGCGGATCGTCGCGAACGGGATCCCCGCGTTGAGCGAGGCGGGTTGGAAAGACCTGTTCCCCGGTGGCAACATCGGCGCGTACGTGGCCGCGCAGAACGCGTACCTCCACCGGCCCGTGACCGCGCCGATCGCCGCCGGAGAGCGGGTGACCGGCCGGTACCAGGCCATCGTGGGCCCGTGGACGCACGGCGAGCACGTGAACGAAGACCTGCTCTCCAACATCCGCAAGGAATGGTTCGACACGTGGTTGAAGGGCCGGCCGACCGGCATGGCGAACACCACGAAACCCTTGCACCTCTTCCAAAACGGCGGCGACCGTTGGGTCGACACCGCGGCCTGGCCGCCGTCGACCGGCACCGGTACGTACTACCTCGACGGCGGCAACGCTTTGACGACCACCCGGCCCACCGCCGCGGGGACCGACGAGCTTTCCTCCGCGCTCACCTACACCACCACGCCCTTGACCCGGGACGCGGTGCTGGACGGCCCGATCGACGTCAGCCTGTACCTGAAATCGACCACCCCTGACGCGTACGTCGCCGCGACTGTCAACCTCGTGTCGCCGACCGGCGTCGTGACCAAGGTGTCGGACGGCGGGCTCCTGGCGAGCATGCGCGAACTGGACGCCCGCCGGAGCTGGTACGGGGACGGTCACGCGCTGATCCAGCCGAGCCACCCGTTCACCCAGGCGAGCCAACGACTGCTCACCCCGAACGAGACCGTGAAGATGGACATCTCGGTCCTGCCGAACTTCACCGTGCTCCCCGCCGGCTACCGGCTCCAGGTCGTGCTGAACAGCCAGGCACCGGGCAACTTCCACCTTCAACTGGCCCCGACACCGCAACAGAAAGCCCACCTCGACTCGGGGCGGTTCGCCATCAGCCGGGCGCTGTCGTCGATCACGGTGCCGCTCGCCTCGCCCGCCTCCTTCACCACCAGCCCCGTCAACTGGGGCCCGTCCTCCTGA
- a CDS encoding MFS transporter: MEPAATAPAVRPDDHDPARRLRRVVAASLVGTTIEWYDFFVYASAAGLVFSKQFFPALDSTAALLASFATFGVSFAARPIGGVIAGHLGDRFGRKGVLVATLVLMGISTVGVGLLPGYDAIGIAAPVLLVLLRLLQGLSAGGEWGGAALMAVEHAPPRRRGYFGSFPQIGVPIGLLLANLAYFTVSASTTKDQFQAWGWRIPFLLSVVLIGVGFLVRARVAESPVFTELQARRSRRSAPLKLLFKTSSRELIIAIGLFIANNLIGYILIAFITSYGTRTLKLSSTTMLFVGMVGAVAWGVFTLLAGRWSDTWGRRRTYLVGTLALALWTFPFFLLFDTRSVPLLLVAVVVLAFGLGLTYGPQAAAYAELFPTAIRYSGVSFAYAFGAVLGGGFAPLVATWLVGLTGTSLSVSAYMLVACLVTLAAVLALREGSAAEREAFVVATG, translated from the coding sequence ATGGAACCCGCCGCCACCGCTCCCGCAGTCAGACCCGACGACCACGACCCCGCGCGCCGGCTGCGCCGGGTCGTCGCCGCCAGCCTCGTCGGTACCACCATCGAGTGGTACGACTTCTTCGTCTACGCCTCGGCCGCCGGGCTGGTGTTCAGCAAGCAGTTCTTCCCGGCACTGGACAGCACGGCCGCGCTGCTCGCCTCCTTCGCCACGTTCGGCGTCAGCTTCGCCGCCCGCCCGATCGGCGGCGTCATCGCCGGGCACCTCGGGGACCGCTTCGGCCGCAAGGGCGTCCTGGTCGCCACGCTCGTGCTGATGGGGATCTCCACCGTCGGCGTCGGCCTGCTTCCCGGCTACGACGCCATCGGCATCGCCGCGCCGGTCCTGCTCGTCCTGCTCCGGCTGCTGCAGGGCCTGTCCGCGGGCGGCGAGTGGGGCGGCGCCGCGCTGATGGCCGTCGAACACGCCCCACCGCGACGGCGCGGCTACTTCGGCTCGTTCCCGCAGATCGGCGTCCCGATCGGCCTGCTGCTGGCCAACCTCGCCTACTTCACGGTGTCGGCGTCGACCACGAAGGACCAGTTCCAGGCGTGGGGCTGGCGCATCCCGTTCCTGCTTTCGGTGGTGCTGATCGGGGTCGGGTTCCTCGTCCGCGCGCGGGTCGCCGAAAGCCCGGTGTTCACCGAGCTGCAAGCACGCCGCAGCCGCCGCTCGGCGCCGCTGAAACTGTTGTTCAAGACCAGCTCCCGGGAACTGATCATCGCGATCGGCCTGTTCATCGCGAACAACCTGATCGGCTACATCCTGATCGCCTTCATCACCTCCTACGGCACCCGGACACTCAAGCTGTCCAGCACCACGATGTTGTTCGTCGGCATGGTCGGCGCGGTGGCCTGGGGCGTGTTCACGCTGCTGGCCGGTCGCTGGTCGGACACCTGGGGCCGGCGGCGGACCTACCTCGTCGGCACGCTCGCCCTGGCCCTGTGGACGTTCCCGTTCTTCCTGCTGTTCGACACCCGCTCCGTGCCGCTGCTGCTCGTGGCCGTCGTCGTGCTCGCGTTCGGCCTCGGCTTGACGTACGGCCCGCAGGCCGCGGCCTACGCGGAGCTGTTCCCCACCGCGATCCGCTACAGCGGTGTCTCGTTCGCCTACGCCTTCGGTGCTGTCCTCGGCGGCGGTTTCGCGCCGCTGGTGGCGACCTGGCTGGTCGGGCTGACCGGCACGTCGCTGTCCGTGTCGGCCTACATGCTCGTCGCCTGCCTGGTCACGCTGGCCGCCGTGCTCGCGCTCCGGGAGGGTTCCGCAGCGGAGCGGGAAGCCTTCGTCGTCGCCACCGGCTGA
- a CDS encoding discoidin domain-containing protein, with translation MAISRRTFIGSAAVASAWGALSLAGARTAAAASPPGDVVGKITVGYQGWFACAGDGAPINGWWHWSQDWSRTPSPANNVIKAWPDMREYTRTYPTAYANLGNGQPATLFSSYDQQTVDTHFRWMQQNGCDTAALQRFNPNSSEGPTRDAMAAKVRSAAEAHGRKFYIMYDATGWANMQSEMKADWTAKMSAHTASPAYARQNGKPVVCIWGFGYNDGNHPWDANTCLDVVNWFKGQGCYVIGGVPREWRTSDGGSRPGFGDVYRAFNMISPWMVGAIGTAADSDWMYQNLTVPDQADCTAHGIDYQPCVLPGDVSGRQRAHGDFMWGQFYNMVRAGAQGIYISMFDEYGEGNQIAKTAENASMTPAGSGLLALDEDGTACSSDYYLRLTADGGRMLKGEIPLTPARPTPPTIGGSTDLARGRATTESSHTQNYASGNAVDGSAASYWESANNAFPQWLQVDLGAATAVTRIVLAVPPSSAWATRTQTLAVSGSSDGTTFDTLVPASGYAFDPARGNSITITLPRGTRRFLRLTCTGNTGWPAAQIARFEVYS, from the coding sequence ATGGCGATCTCGCGTAGGACGTTCATCGGCTCAGCCGCGGTGGCTTCGGCATGGGGAGCGCTTTCCCTCGCCGGAGCCCGCACCGCCGCCGCGGCGAGCCCGCCCGGGGACGTCGTCGGCAAGATCACCGTCGGCTACCAGGGCTGGTTCGCCTGCGCCGGCGACGGCGCACCGATCAACGGCTGGTGGCACTGGAGCCAGGACTGGAGCCGGACCCCATCACCGGCCAACAACGTCATCAAGGCCTGGCCGGACATGCGGGAGTACACCCGCACCTACCCGACCGCCTACGCCAACCTCGGCAACGGGCAGCCGGCCACGCTGTTCTCGTCCTACGACCAGCAGACCGTGGACACGCACTTCCGGTGGATGCAGCAGAACGGCTGCGACACCGCCGCGTTGCAGCGCTTCAACCCCAACAGCAGCGAAGGCCCCACGCGCGACGCGATGGCCGCGAAGGTCCGCAGCGCCGCCGAGGCGCACGGCCGGAAGTTCTACATCATGTACGACGCCACCGGCTGGGCGAACATGCAGTCCGAGATGAAGGCCGACTGGACGGCGAAGATGTCCGCCCACACCGCGTCGCCCGCCTACGCCCGCCAGAACGGCAAACCGGTCGTCTGCATCTGGGGCTTCGGCTACAACGACGGCAATCACCCGTGGGACGCGAACACCTGCCTCGACGTCGTCAACTGGTTCAAAGGCCAGGGCTGCTACGTCATCGGCGGCGTGCCGCGGGAATGGCGAACCAGTGACGGCGGATCGCGGCCGGGCTTCGGCGACGTCTACCGCGCCTTCAACATGATTTCGCCGTGGATGGTGGGGGCCATCGGCACCGCGGCGGACTCCGACTGGATGTACCAGAACCTCACCGTGCCCGACCAGGCCGACTGCACCGCCCACGGCATCGACTACCAGCCGTGCGTACTCCCCGGAGACGTCTCGGGACGGCAACGCGCCCACGGCGACTTCATGTGGGGCCAGTTCTACAACATGGTGCGCGCCGGCGCGCAAGGCATCTACATCTCCATGTTCGACGAATACGGCGAAGGCAACCAAATCGCGAAGACCGCGGAAAACGCGTCCATGACGCCCGCCGGCTCCGGCCTGCTCGCCCTCGACGAAGACGGGACCGCGTGCTCGTCGGACTACTACCTGCGCCTGACCGCCGACGGCGGCCGCATGCTCAAGGGCGAGATCCCGCTCACCCCGGCCCGGCCGACCCCACCGACCATCGGCGGCTCGACCGACCTGGCCCGCGGCCGCGCCACCACCGAAAGCAGCCACACCCAGAACTACGCCTCAGGCAACGCAGTCGACGGAAGCGCCGCCAGCTACTGGGAAAGCGCGAACAACGCGTTCCCCCAATGGCTCCAGGTCGACCTCGGCGCGGCGACGGCGGTGACGCGGATCGTGCTGGCGGTGCCACCGTCGAGCGCGTGGGCCACCCGGACGCAGACCCTGGCCGTGTCCGGCTCCTCCGACGGCACCACGTTCGACACCCTCGTCCCCGCATCGGGATACGCGTTCGATCCGGCGCGAGGCAACAGCATCACGATCACCCTCCCCCGCGGGACCCGCCGTTTCCTGCGCCTGACCTGCACGGGCAACACCGGCTGGCCGGCGGCCCAGATCGCCCGGTTCGAGGTCTACAGCTGA
- a CDS encoding muconolactone Delta-isomerase family protein, with amino-acid sequence MEFLVDMVTTVPEGLFNPADEDELRQMLASMPLHRWMTVTVTPFTPHPSDPGVGRPADVESQGGGW; translated from the coding sequence ATGGAATTTCTTGTCGACATGGTGACCACCGTGCCCGAAGGCCTGTTCAACCCCGCCGACGAGGACGAGTTGCGGCAAATGCTCGCCTCGATGCCGCTGCACAGGTGGATGACTGTCACGGTCACGCCCTTCACGCCACACCCGAGCGACCCGGGCGTCGGACGCCCCGCCGACGTCGAGTCGCAAGGCGGCGGCTGGTGA
- a CDS encoding STAS domain-containing protein: MLDAIRTHSLREPASRLPCPLTIMVTARHKHTTVVIAGEVDLAVTARVQDRLHDELRLRPEALIIDLTHVTFCSSSGLSALLEAVHDAHARGLPCAVIAGQRAILRPIQVLHLDRVLPIHANRADAEAWLSLVARLR, from the coding sequence ATGCTTGACGCCATCCGCACCCACAGCTTGCGCGAACCGGCTTCCAGACTCCCCTGCCCCCTCACCATCATGGTCACCGCTCGTCACAAGCACACCACGGTGGTCATCGCCGGCGAAGTCGACTTGGCCGTGACCGCGCGCGTACAGGACCGGCTGCACGACGAGCTGCGGCTGCGCCCCGAGGCACTGATCATCGACCTGACCCACGTCACGTTCTGCTCCTCGAGTGGCTTGTCCGCCCTCCTTGAGGCTGTCCATGACGCCCACGCCCGCGGACTGCCTTGCGCAGTCATCGCCGGCCAACGGGCCATCCTGCGACCCATCCAGGTGCTGCACCTCGACCGCGTCCTGCCGATCCACGCGAACCGGGCCGACGCGGAAGCCTGGCTGTCCCTGGTGGCGCGGCTGCGGTGA
- a CDS encoding STAS domain-containing protein, with translation MTDPHRSQLQVVRIPGQRGVKVIGDVDLSTRDIWQSALESATADGASARLDLSQLAFIDARGTAMLVAAAPLTLTRPPAILRRMLTLLYPAEPATIVIEELEVS, from the coding sequence GTGACTGATCCTCATCGCAGCCAGTTGCAGGTGGTCCGGATCCCGGGTCAGCGCGGGGTGAAGGTGATCGGCGACGTCGACCTGAGCACCCGCGACATCTGGCAGAGCGCATTGGAATCAGCGACCGCCGACGGCGCGTCCGCCCGGCTGGATCTGTCGCAGCTGGCGTTCATCGACGCCCGCGGCACCGCCATGCTGGTCGCCGCGGCACCGCTCACGCTCACCCGCCCACCGGCGATCCTCCGTAGGATGTTGACACTGCTCTACCCCGCCGAACCGGCGACGATCGTGATCGAAGAACTGGAAGTGTCATGA
- a CDS encoding sensor histidine kinase, which yields MSTPVKTRGREPFVHPALFYRDADEYLAGTVPFIRSGLAAGEPVAVSVPAANLALLRAELGADADRITLMDMGIAGRNPGRIIPGVLRAFADTHPDRHVRIIGEPIWPDRSAHEYPACVQHEALINLAFTGRDVTILCPYDTQNLTPAVLADAEATHPLLIDTAGQRNSTAYDPEAIIAGYNQPLPEPTDAADLTVDATNLAHARTLARTHARQAGLSQDKTADVELVVTELVTNSIDHGGGTGRLRIWTADGYLLCQVHDHGTLTDPLAGRHPVPPDQHRNRGLLLVNHMADLVRLHTNTDGTTFRVHFRL from the coding sequence ATGAGCACGCCCGTCAAGACGCGCGGTCGCGAGCCGTTCGTCCATCCGGCCCTGTTCTACCGGGATGCCGACGAGTACCTCGCCGGCACCGTCCCGTTCATCCGGTCCGGACTCGCCGCGGGCGAACCGGTCGCCGTGTCGGTCCCCGCGGCCAACCTCGCCCTGCTGCGCGCCGAACTCGGCGCCGACGCCGACCGGATCACCCTGATGGACATGGGCATCGCCGGACGCAACCCCGGCCGGATCATCCCCGGTGTACTGCGCGCCTTCGCCGACACCCACCCCGACCGGCACGTCCGCATCATCGGCGAACCCATCTGGCCCGACCGCAGCGCCCACGAATACCCCGCCTGCGTCCAGCACGAAGCCCTGATCAACCTCGCGTTCACCGGCCGCGACGTCACCATCCTGTGCCCCTATGACACCCAGAACCTGACCCCGGCAGTACTGGCCGACGCCGAAGCCACCCATCCGCTGCTCATCGACACCGCCGGCCAACGCAACAGCACCGCCTACGACCCCGAGGCGATCATCGCCGGCTACAACCAGCCGCTACCCGAACCCACCGACGCCGCCGACCTCACCGTCGACGCCACCAATCTCGCCCACGCCCGGACCCTCGCCCGCACCCACGCCCGCCAGGCCGGCTTGTCCCAGGACAAAACCGCCGACGTGGAACTGGTCGTCACCGAACTGGTCACCAACAGCATCGACCACGGCGGCGGCACCGGCCGGCTGCGGATCTGGACCGCCGACGGGTACCTCCTGTGCCAGGTCCACGACCACGGCACCCTGACCGACCCCTTGGCCGGACGGCACCCCGTCCCACCGGACCAACACCGCAACCGCGGCCTCCTGCTGGTCAACCACATGGCCGACCTGGTCCGGCTCCACACCAACACCGACGGCACCACCTTCCGCGTCCACTTCCGGCTGTGA
- a CDS encoding ATP-binding protein gives MRGDHVDGSAAPWALDLRGTDPSALARIRRWTARTLPHLGDDHLHDVLLVIDELAANAYLHGGGPIRARITALTTPCRVVVEVDDLSPAHPLPHRSRPGLHDASGYGMAVIQELADTWSVHDNPDSDGKTVWARLSCGSRTRTPCH, from the coding sequence ATGCGTGGTGACCACGTCGACGGTTCGGCCGCGCCCTGGGCCCTCGACCTGCGCGGCACCGATCCCTCGGCCCTCGCGCGGATCCGCCGGTGGACGGCCCGGACCCTGCCCCACCTCGGCGACGACCACCTCCACGACGTGCTGCTCGTGATCGACGAACTGGCCGCCAACGCCTACCTCCACGGCGGCGGACCGATCCGGGCCCGGATCACCGCCCTGACGACGCCGTGCCGTGTGGTCGTCGAAGTCGACGACCTTTCGCCTGCTCACCCACTCCCGCACCGCTCACGACCGGGCCTCCACGACGCGTCCGGCTACGGCATGGCCGTGATCCAGGAGCTCGCCGACACCTGGAGCGTGCATGACAACCCGGACTCCGACGGAAAGACGGTCTGGGCGCGGCTCTCCTGCGGTAGCCGCACCCGAACACCGTGTCACTGA
- a CDS encoding helix-turn-helix domain-containing protein encodes MATSTRLAGALPYLPLVDEPCTHPRHRGQRCSIGNRDRVSRPAPAGIDVANQETVNALYGLLRGSAVHPADRSRLPATMAQVLAQVRTAAEALSATDVAEQLGVSRATAQRYLADLVRRGLLDLSLNYGTAGRPEHRYHVPRR; translated from the coding sequence GTGGCCACCAGCACCCGCTTGGCCGGCGCCTTGCCGTACCTCCCGTTGGTCGATGAACCGTGCACACATCCTCGCCATCGCGGTCAACGGTGCTCGATCGGCAACCGGGACCGGGTCAGCAGGCCGGCACCGGCCGGGATCGACGTCGCGAACCAGGAGACCGTCAACGCGCTCTACGGCCTTCTGCGCGGCTCGGCCGTCCACCCGGCCGACCGGAGCCGGCTGCCGGCCACGATGGCCCAGGTGCTGGCGCAGGTCCGCACCGCCGCGGAGGCCCTGTCCGCGACCGACGTGGCCGAACAGCTCGGCGTCAGCCGGGCCACGGCGCAGCGCTACCTCGCCGACCTGGTGCGCCGCGGGCTGCTGGACCTCAGCCTGAACTACGGCACCGCGGGTCGCCCGGAGCACCGCTACCACGTGCCCCGGCGGTGA